The window CATCGACGAACTACTCGAACGCAACCGGGGACTGGCCCTCTCGCACACGCAGGGGCTGGGACCGGAGCCGACCATGCACGTCGCGGTGGTGATGTGCATGGACGCCCGCGTGGACGCCCATGCCGCCTTCGCCATCACTCCCGGTGAGACGCATCTGCTCCGCAATGCGGGCGGCGTCGTCACCGACGACATCATCCGTTCGCTGTCGATCTCGCAGCACGCACTCGGCACCCGCGAGATCATGATCATGCACCACACCGACTGCGGTCTGGCCAAGATCACCGACGACGGCTTCCGCGAGACCGTCAGCGAACACGCCGGCTACCGCCCGACCTGGGCGGTGCAGGCGTTCAAGGATCCGCACGACTCGGTCCGCGAGTCGCTGCGGCGGGTCCGCGACTCGCCCTTCCTGATCCACACGCACGAGGTGCGCGGCTTCGTCTTCGACGTCGAGTCCGGCCTCCTCGAAGAGGTCTTCGCTGACTGACCTCGACGCCGGACTGGACCCGGTGGCCCTGCTGCGGTTCTTCGACGAACGCAGCCGGACCCTGCCGTGGCGCGACTCCGGCGCGACCCCGTGGCGGGTGCTCACCAGCGAGGTGATGCTGCAGCAGACGCCGGTGGTTAGGGTGGCGCCGGTGTTCGAGGCGTGGATGCTGCGCTGGCCCACGCCCGCGGCGCTGGCGGCCGAACCCTCGGGCGAACCGCTGCGCGCGTGGGGTCGGTTGGGCTATCCGCGGCGGGCGCTGCGGCTGTGGATGGCGGCCGGGGTGATCGTCGAACGGTTCGGCGGTGCCGTGCCGACGGCGGTCGACGACCTGTTGACGCTGCCCGGCGTCGGCCAGTACACCGCGCGGGCGGTGGCCGCGTTCGGCGCCGGCCGGCGGGTGCCGGTGGTGGACACCAACGTGCGCCGGGTGATGAACCGGGTGTTGCGCGGCACGGACGACGCCGGCGCCGCCACCCCCGCCGACCTCGTCCTGATGGAGCAGTGGCTCCCCGCCGCCCCGGCCGTGGCGGCGCGGTTCTCGGCCGCCGTGATGGAGCTGGGCGCCCTGGTGTGCACCGCCGCGGCGCCGAAGTGCCCGGAGTGCCCGCTGGTCGCCGGCTGCCGCTGGGTGCTGGCCGGCCGCCCGGCGTCACAGGTGAGACGCCGGACGCAGGCGTGGCACGGCACCGACCGGCAGGCACGCGGCCGGATCCTCGCGCTGCTGCGGGAGGCCGACGAGCCGCTGCCGGAACCGGTGCTCGCCGCCGCGTGGCCCGAGCCGATCCAGTTCGGCCGCTGCCTGGCGTCGTTGGTCGCCGACGGGCTGACCGAGCGCACCGACGACGGCAGGTACACCCTCCCCCGCTGAGTCGGTGCCGTGCGCCGGCGCGTTCCCCGGACCGGTGTGCCGGCGGTGGAGCGGCCGCTCGCGAGCCACCCCATCACATCTACGACGCCGGCGAACCCGCGTGCGCATCCGACCCTGCCTCAGGACACACGACGCCGGGACACGACGGAGGCCCGCCCCGCGGTGCGGGACGGGCCTCCAGAGGTGACAGCGCCGAGGTCAGGCGGATTCGATGCCCTTGACCAGGCCGACCGGAACGACGTCCGGGACCAGCGACGGCTTCTCGACACCGGTGAAGGTGAACTTCTTCCCTGCGACGGTGCCGGTCTCGTCGTCCTCGACCCCGACCAGCACGTGCTGGCCCGGCTTGAGCTCGTCGAACAGGATCCGCTCGGACAGCTGATCCTCGATCTCGCGCTGGATGGTGCGGCGCAGCGGCCGCGCACCCAGCACCGGATCGAAACCACGCTCGCCGAGCAGATCGCGTGCGGCGTCGGTGATCTCGATGGTCATGTCCTTGTTCTTCAACGCCGCCGACACCCGACCCATCATCAGGTCGACCATCTGGTGGATCTCGACGGTCGTCAGCTGGTGGAAGACGATGACGTCGTCGATGCGGTTGAGGAACTCGGGGCGGAAGTGGCGCTTCAGCTCGTCGTTGACCTTCGTCTTCATCCGCTCGTAGTTCGACTGGCTGTCGTTGCCCTGCTGGAATCCCAGCCCGACGGCCTTGGAGATGTCGGACGTACCGAGGTTGGAGGTGAAGACGATGACGGTGTTCTTGAAGTCCACCGTGCGGCCCTGACCGTCGGTGAGACGGCCGTCCTCCAGCACCTGCAGCAGCGTGTTGTAGATGTCCGGGTGGGCCTTCTCGATCTCGTCGAAGAGCACCACGGAGAACGGCTTGCGGCGCACCTTCTCGGTGAGCTGCCCGCCCTCTTCGTAGCCGACGTATCCGGGAGGGGCACCGAACAGCCGCGAGGCGGTGTACCTGTCGTGGAACTCGCCCATGTCGATCTGGATGAGCGCCTCCTCGTTGCCGAAGAGGAACTCCGCCAGCGCCT is drawn from Nakamurella deserti and contains these coding sequences:
- a CDS encoding beta-class carbonic anhydrase, which gives rise to MGAIDELLERNRGLALSHTQGLGPEPTMHVAVVMCMDARVDAHAAFAITPGETHLLRNAGGVVTDDIIRSLSISQHALGTREIMIMHHTDCGLAKITDDGFRETVSEHAGYRPTWAVQAFKDPHDSVRESLRRVRDSPFLIHTHEVRGFVFDVESGLLEEVFAD
- a CDS encoding A/G-specific adenine glycosylase encodes the protein MALLRFFDERSRTLPWRDSGATPWRVLTSEVMLQQTPVVRVAPVFEAWMLRWPTPAALAAEPSGEPLRAWGRLGYPRRALRLWMAAGVIVERFGGAVPTAVDDLLTLPGVGQYTARAVAAFGAGRRVPVVDTNVRRVMNRVLRGTDDAGAATPADLVLMEQWLPAAPAVAARFSAAVMELGALVCTAAAPKCPECPLVAGCRWVLAGRPASQVRRRTQAWHGTDRQARGRILALLREADEPLPEPVLAAAWPEPIQFGRCLASLVADGLTERTDDGRYTLPR